From Myxocyprinus asiaticus isolate MX2 ecotype Aquarium Trade chromosome 25, UBuf_Myxa_2, whole genome shotgun sequence, one genomic window encodes:
- the LOC127416532 gene encoding tumor necrosis factor alpha-induced protein 2-like isoform X5 — protein sequence MIKFMKHQKNSKSAAALNPETPIDVDFKTIEGIADSPGDPKMECQKHKHKIKISDKMKILDFMKRQMNLKSAPTLTPETQSVDMDFNGNLEQNRLAEAQQQLVAAEEHLFGSNEVARAEDEEDKLLTNYEIFMIRLRMAIYDSFNKENNETLKSALTSILQEEAQDRRWDEVAVEQRPIWRPTKCRELHDTLLQAVVEERMKNADEQENGADKLSTSLKREVCRIGKQVQKDLLRVVRELRECYPPDFDICRMYSQLYHQAFSNRLQELAKSSIDFEDCLYILSWIVDYYPRDVLKHKELKEHIKNSSLGPLLPEEHLKTLEEQYFSYKEHEVTKWLSNALEKEVIKWIDGTEPELMDGCYFSNLAVDVIPLVDVTVREVKSILGCESKAQNILCQLDNFLIRYMKSLEELLKTKQENIPNTLSANLVSIHQFRYYVQRAENNFSEETRTACLSTLSDLKSFCHKYFLSRIHTDLKPIYHKLWTQVWFTGHHEVVEELVKALENNTDHFKEMKPECLEELLDELHKDVMVEYVRRMMKRKLKLKDKEQQEAAAKFICQDSSKICSVFTKVGSKQEWLSQILPRLAEILRLQDPGSLQIEIVTLERVYPDLSEQHVLAVLNLKTNLSSSDLRRIKGCLREHRGMLDTESSPSFFSKVLVKRKIL from the exons ATGATAAAATTTATGAAACACCAGAAGAATTCAAAATCAGCGGCTGCACTCAACCCTGAAACTCCAATAG acgtGGACTTTAAGACCATTGAAGGCATAGCAGATTCCCCTGGAGATCCTAAAATGGAATGTCAGAAACACAAGCACAAAATCAAAATATcagacaaaatgaaaattctggactTCATGAAACGCCAGATGAATTTAAAATCTGCACCTACTCTCACCCCTGAAACTCAATCAG TAGATATGGATTTTAACGGAAACCTTGAACAGAACCGTCTGGCTGAAGCACAACAGCAACTGGTGGCAGCTGAGGAACACCTCTTTGGTTCAAATGAAGTGGCCAGGGCAGAGGATGAGGAGGACAAGCTGCTAACGAactatgaaatattcatgattcGACTGAGGATGGCCATCTATGACTCCTTCAATAAGGAAAACAATGAGACACTCAAGAGTGCTTTGACTTCCATACTTCAGGAGGAGGCACAGGACAGACGCTGGGATGAAGTGGCTGTGGAGCAACGTCCAATATGGAGGCCCACGAAGTGCAGAGAATTGCATGACACACTACTCCAGGCTGTTGTTGAGGAACGAATGAAGAATGCAGATGAACAGGAGAACGGGGCAGACAAGCTTTCTACCTCTTTGAAGAGAGAAGTGTGTCGGATTGGCAAGCAAGTACAAAAAGACCTGCTCAGAGTGGTCAGAGAGCTGAGAGAATGTTACCCACCAGACTTTGACATTTGTAGGATGTATTCTCAGCTCTACCATCAAGCCTTCTCCAACAGACTCCAAGAGCTAGCAAAATCGAGTATTGATTTTGAGGATTGCTTGTATATATTGAGTTGGATTGTCGATTACTACCCAAG AGATGTGTTGAAGCACAAAGAATTGAAGGAACATATCAAAAATTCATCACTTGGACCTTTGTTACCTGAAGAACATCTTAAGACATTAGAGGAACAGTACTTTTCATACAAAGAG CATGAGGTCACAAAGTGGTTGTCTAATGCTCTTGAGAAAGAAGTGATCAAATGGATTGATGGCACAGAACCAGAACTCATGGATGGATGCTACTTCAGCAACCTTGCTGTAGATGTTATACCA CTTGTTGATGTAACTGTGAGAGAGGTCAAGTCAATTCTTGGCTGTGAAAGTAAAGCCCAGAATATTCTATGCCAGCTGGACAACTTTCTAATAAG GTATATGAAAAGTCTGGAGGAACTgctcaaaacaaaacaagaaaacattCCTAATACTCTCAGTGCTAATCTGGTTAGCATTCACCAGTTTAG GTATTATGTACAAAGAGCTGAAAATAATTTCTCAGAGGAGACTAGAACAGCTTGCCTGTCCACATTATCAGACCTAAAATCATTTTGTCACAAATATTTCCTCAGTCGAATTCACACAGATCTGAAG CCAATATACCATAAACTGTGGACTCAAGTCTGGTTTACTGGTCACCATGAAGTTGTGGAGGAGCTGGTGAAGGCGCTTGAGAATAACACTGATCATTTTAAAGAGATGAAACCTGAATGCCTGGAG GAACTACTGGATGAGCTGCATAAAGATGTAATGGTTGAGTATGTGAGGCGAATGATGAAGcgaaaactgaaactgaaagacAAAGAGCAGCAAGAGGCAGCTGCCAAGTTCATCTGCCAAGACAGCAGTAAAATCTGCTCTGTGTTTACCAAAGTG GGATCCAAACAGGAGTGGCTCTCTCAAATTCTCCCCAGATTAGCTGAGATTTTGAGACTGCAGGACCCCGGGAGCCTGCAGATTGAGATAGTTACACTGGAAAGAGTCTATCCTGACCTTAG TGAACAGCATGTTCTTGCTGTCTTGAACCTGAAGACCAACCTATCAAGTTCAGATTTGCGCAGGATCAAAGGGTGTTTGAGAGAGCATAGGGGTATGCTAGACACTGAGTCTTCCCCTTCCTTCTTTTCCAAAGTACTTGTCAAACGGAAAATCTTATAA
- the LOC127416532 gene encoding tumor necrosis factor alpha-induced protein 2-like isoform X1, which yields MCALFFSPYSLILEENHESCEDIIGDEGIGDHPGDTEAESLKLKPKIKMIKFMKHQKNSKSAAALNPETPIDVDFKTIEGIADSPGDPKMECQKHKHKIKISDKMKILDFMKRQMNLKSAPTLTPETQSVDMDFNGNLEQNRLAEAQQQLVAAEEHLFGSNEVARAEDEEDKLLTNYEIFMIRLRMAIYDSFNKENNETLKSALTSILQEEAQDRRWDEVAVEQRPIWRPTKCRELHDTLLQAVVEERMKNADEQENGADKLSTSLKREVCRIGKQVQKDLLRVVRELRECYPPDFDICRMYSQLYHQAFSNRLQELAKSSIDFEDCLYILSWIVDYYPRDVLKHKELKEHIKNSSLGPLLPEEHLKTLEEQYFSYKEHEVTKWLSNALEKEVIKWIDGTEPELMDGCYFSNLAVDVIPLVDVTVREVKSILGCESKAQNILCQLDNFLIRYMKSLEELLKTKQENIPNTLSANLVSIHQFRYYVQRAENNFSEETRTACLSTLSDLKSFCHKYFLSRIHTDLKPIYHKLWTQVWFTGHHEVVEELVKALENNTDHFKEMKPECLEELLDELHKDVMVEYVRRMMKRKLKLKDKEQQEAAAKFICQDSSKICSVFTKVGSKQEWLSQILPRLAEILRLQDPGSLQIEIVTLERVYPDLSEQHVLAVLNLKTNLSSSDLRRIKGCLREHRGMLDTESSPSFFSKVLVKRKIL from the exons ATGTGTgcactttttttctctccttATTCTCTCATTTTAGAAGAGAACCATGAAAGCTGTGAAGATATCATAGGTGATGAAGGCATAGGAGATCATCCTGGTGATACTGAAGCAGAATCCTTGAAACTCAAGCCCAAAATCAAAATGATAAAATTTATGAAACACCAGAAGAATTCAAAATCAGCGGCTGCACTCAACCCTGAAACTCCAATAG acgtGGACTTTAAGACCATTGAAGGCATAGCAGATTCCCCTGGAGATCCTAAAATGGAATGTCAGAAACACAAGCACAAAATCAAAATATcagacaaaatgaaaattctggactTCATGAAACGCCAGATGAATTTAAAATCTGCACCTACTCTCACCCCTGAAACTCAATCAG TAGATATGGATTTTAACGGAAACCTTGAACAGAACCGTCTGGCTGAAGCACAACAGCAACTGGTGGCAGCTGAGGAACACCTCTTTGGTTCAAATGAAGTGGCCAGGGCAGAGGATGAGGAGGACAAGCTGCTAACGAactatgaaatattcatgattcGACTGAGGATGGCCATCTATGACTCCTTCAATAAGGAAAACAATGAGACACTCAAGAGTGCTTTGACTTCCATACTTCAGGAGGAGGCACAGGACAGACGCTGGGATGAAGTGGCTGTGGAGCAACGTCCAATATGGAGGCCCACGAAGTGCAGAGAATTGCATGACACACTACTCCAGGCTGTTGTTGAGGAACGAATGAAGAATGCAGATGAACAGGAGAACGGGGCAGACAAGCTTTCTACCTCTTTGAAGAGAGAAGTGTGTCGGATTGGCAAGCAAGTACAAAAAGACCTGCTCAGAGTGGTCAGAGAGCTGAGAGAATGTTACCCACCAGACTTTGACATTTGTAGGATGTATTCTCAGCTCTACCATCAAGCCTTCTCCAACAGACTCCAAGAGCTAGCAAAATCGAGTATTGATTTTGAGGATTGCTTGTATATATTGAGTTGGATTGTCGATTACTACCCAAG AGATGTGTTGAAGCACAAAGAATTGAAGGAACATATCAAAAATTCATCACTTGGACCTTTGTTACCTGAAGAACATCTTAAGACATTAGAGGAACAGTACTTTTCATACAAAGAG CATGAGGTCACAAAGTGGTTGTCTAATGCTCTTGAGAAAGAAGTGATCAAATGGATTGATGGCACAGAACCAGAACTCATGGATGGATGCTACTTCAGCAACCTTGCTGTAGATGTTATACCA CTTGTTGATGTAACTGTGAGAGAGGTCAAGTCAATTCTTGGCTGTGAAAGTAAAGCCCAGAATATTCTATGCCAGCTGGACAACTTTCTAATAAG GTATATGAAAAGTCTGGAGGAACTgctcaaaacaaaacaagaaaacattCCTAATACTCTCAGTGCTAATCTGGTTAGCATTCACCAGTTTAG GTATTATGTACAAAGAGCTGAAAATAATTTCTCAGAGGAGACTAGAACAGCTTGCCTGTCCACATTATCAGACCTAAAATCATTTTGTCACAAATATTTCCTCAGTCGAATTCACACAGATCTGAAG CCAATATACCATAAACTGTGGACTCAAGTCTGGTTTACTGGTCACCATGAAGTTGTGGAGGAGCTGGTGAAGGCGCTTGAGAATAACACTGATCATTTTAAAGAGATGAAACCTGAATGCCTGGAG GAACTACTGGATGAGCTGCATAAAGATGTAATGGTTGAGTATGTGAGGCGAATGATGAAGcgaaaactgaaactgaaagacAAAGAGCAGCAAGAGGCAGCTGCCAAGTTCATCTGCCAAGACAGCAGTAAAATCTGCTCTGTGTTTACCAAAGTG GGATCCAAACAGGAGTGGCTCTCTCAAATTCTCCCCAGATTAGCTGAGATTTTGAGACTGCAGGACCCCGGGAGCCTGCAGATTGAGATAGTTACACTGGAAAGAGTCTATCCTGACCTTAG TGAACAGCATGTTCTTGCTGTCTTGAACCTGAAGACCAACCTATCAAGTTCAGATTTGCGCAGGATCAAAGGGTGTTTGAGAGAGCATAGGGGTATGCTAGACACTGAGTCTTCCCCTTCCTTCTTTTCCAAAGTACTTGTCAAACGGAAAATCTTATAA
- the LOC127416532 gene encoding tumor necrosis factor alpha-induced protein 2-like isoform X2 codes for MCALFFSPYSLILEENHESCEDIIGDEGIGDHPGDTEAESLKLKPKIKMIKFMKHQKNSKSAAALNPETPIDVDFKTIEGIADSPGDPKMECQKHKHKIKISDKMKILDFMKRQMNLKSAPTLTPETQSDMDFNGNLEQNRLAEAQQQLVAAEEHLFGSNEVARAEDEEDKLLTNYEIFMIRLRMAIYDSFNKENNETLKSALTSILQEEAQDRRWDEVAVEQRPIWRPTKCRELHDTLLQAVVEERMKNADEQENGADKLSTSLKREVCRIGKQVQKDLLRVVRELRECYPPDFDICRMYSQLYHQAFSNRLQELAKSSIDFEDCLYILSWIVDYYPRDVLKHKELKEHIKNSSLGPLLPEEHLKTLEEQYFSYKEHEVTKWLSNALEKEVIKWIDGTEPELMDGCYFSNLAVDVIPLVDVTVREVKSILGCESKAQNILCQLDNFLIRYMKSLEELLKTKQENIPNTLSANLVSIHQFRYYVQRAENNFSEETRTACLSTLSDLKSFCHKYFLSRIHTDLKPIYHKLWTQVWFTGHHEVVEELVKALENNTDHFKEMKPECLEELLDELHKDVMVEYVRRMMKRKLKLKDKEQQEAAAKFICQDSSKICSVFTKVGSKQEWLSQILPRLAEILRLQDPGSLQIEIVTLERVYPDLSEQHVLAVLNLKTNLSSSDLRRIKGCLREHRGMLDTESSPSFFSKVLVKRKIL; via the exons ATGTGTgcactttttttctctccttATTCTCTCATTTTAGAAGAGAACCATGAAAGCTGTGAAGATATCATAGGTGATGAAGGCATAGGAGATCATCCTGGTGATACTGAAGCAGAATCCTTGAAACTCAAGCCCAAAATCAAAATGATAAAATTTATGAAACACCAGAAGAATTCAAAATCAGCGGCTGCACTCAACCCTGAAACTCCAATAG acgtGGACTTTAAGACCATTGAAGGCATAGCAGATTCCCCTGGAGATCCTAAAATGGAATGTCAGAAACACAAGCACAAAATCAAAATATcagacaaaatgaaaattctggactTCATGAAACGCCAGATGAATTTAAAATCTGCACCTACTCTCACCCCTGAAACTCAATCAG ATATGGATTTTAACGGAAACCTTGAACAGAACCGTCTGGCTGAAGCACAACAGCAACTGGTGGCAGCTGAGGAACACCTCTTTGGTTCAAATGAAGTGGCCAGGGCAGAGGATGAGGAGGACAAGCTGCTAACGAactatgaaatattcatgattcGACTGAGGATGGCCATCTATGACTCCTTCAATAAGGAAAACAATGAGACACTCAAGAGTGCTTTGACTTCCATACTTCAGGAGGAGGCACAGGACAGACGCTGGGATGAAGTGGCTGTGGAGCAACGTCCAATATGGAGGCCCACGAAGTGCAGAGAATTGCATGACACACTACTCCAGGCTGTTGTTGAGGAACGAATGAAGAATGCAGATGAACAGGAGAACGGGGCAGACAAGCTTTCTACCTCTTTGAAGAGAGAAGTGTGTCGGATTGGCAAGCAAGTACAAAAAGACCTGCTCAGAGTGGTCAGAGAGCTGAGAGAATGTTACCCACCAGACTTTGACATTTGTAGGATGTATTCTCAGCTCTACCATCAAGCCTTCTCCAACAGACTCCAAGAGCTAGCAAAATCGAGTATTGATTTTGAGGATTGCTTGTATATATTGAGTTGGATTGTCGATTACTACCCAAG AGATGTGTTGAAGCACAAAGAATTGAAGGAACATATCAAAAATTCATCACTTGGACCTTTGTTACCTGAAGAACATCTTAAGACATTAGAGGAACAGTACTTTTCATACAAAGAG CATGAGGTCACAAAGTGGTTGTCTAATGCTCTTGAGAAAGAAGTGATCAAATGGATTGATGGCACAGAACCAGAACTCATGGATGGATGCTACTTCAGCAACCTTGCTGTAGATGTTATACCA CTTGTTGATGTAACTGTGAGAGAGGTCAAGTCAATTCTTGGCTGTGAAAGTAAAGCCCAGAATATTCTATGCCAGCTGGACAACTTTCTAATAAG GTATATGAAAAGTCTGGAGGAACTgctcaaaacaaaacaagaaaacattCCTAATACTCTCAGTGCTAATCTGGTTAGCATTCACCAGTTTAG GTATTATGTACAAAGAGCTGAAAATAATTTCTCAGAGGAGACTAGAACAGCTTGCCTGTCCACATTATCAGACCTAAAATCATTTTGTCACAAATATTTCCTCAGTCGAATTCACACAGATCTGAAG CCAATATACCATAAACTGTGGACTCAAGTCTGGTTTACTGGTCACCATGAAGTTGTGGAGGAGCTGGTGAAGGCGCTTGAGAATAACACTGATCATTTTAAAGAGATGAAACCTGAATGCCTGGAG GAACTACTGGATGAGCTGCATAAAGATGTAATGGTTGAGTATGTGAGGCGAATGATGAAGcgaaaactgaaactgaaagacAAAGAGCAGCAAGAGGCAGCTGCCAAGTTCATCTGCCAAGACAGCAGTAAAATCTGCTCTGTGTTTACCAAAGTG GGATCCAAACAGGAGTGGCTCTCTCAAATTCTCCCCAGATTAGCTGAGATTTTGAGACTGCAGGACCCCGGGAGCCTGCAGATTGAGATAGTTACACTGGAAAGAGTCTATCCTGACCTTAG TGAACAGCATGTTCTTGCTGTCTTGAACCTGAAGACCAACCTATCAAGTTCAGATTTGCGCAGGATCAAAGGGTGTTTGAGAGAGCATAGGGGTATGCTAGACACTGAGTCTTCCCCTTCCTTCTTTTCCAAAGTACTTGTCAAACGGAAAATCTTATAA
- the LOC127416532 gene encoding tumor necrosis factor alpha-induced protein 2-like isoform X3 has translation MSVRRMSKEENHESCEDIIGDEGIGDHPGDTEAESLKLKPKIKMIKFMKHQKNSKSAAALNPETPIDVDFKTIEGIADSPGDPKMECQKHKHKIKISDKMKILDFMKRQMNLKSAPTLTPETQSVDMDFNGNLEQNRLAEAQQQLVAAEEHLFGSNEVARAEDEEDKLLTNYEIFMIRLRMAIYDSFNKENNETLKSALTSILQEEAQDRRWDEVAVEQRPIWRPTKCRELHDTLLQAVVEERMKNADEQENGADKLSTSLKREVCRIGKQVQKDLLRVVRELRECYPPDFDICRMYSQLYHQAFSNRLQELAKSSIDFEDCLYILSWIVDYYPRDVLKHKELKEHIKNSSLGPLLPEEHLKTLEEQYFSYKEHEVTKWLSNALEKEVIKWIDGTEPELMDGCYFSNLAVDVIPLVDVTVREVKSILGCESKAQNILCQLDNFLIRYMKSLEELLKTKQENIPNTLSANLVSIHQFRYYVQRAENNFSEETRTACLSTLSDLKSFCHKYFLSRIHTDLKPIYHKLWTQVWFTGHHEVVEELVKALENNTDHFKEMKPECLEELLDELHKDVMVEYVRRMMKRKLKLKDKEQQEAAAKFICQDSSKICSVFTKVGSKQEWLSQILPRLAEILRLQDPGSLQIEIVTLERVYPDLSEQHVLAVLNLKTNLSSSDLRRIKGCLREHRGMLDTESSPSFFSKVLVKRKIL, from the exons AAGAGAACCATGAAAGCTGTGAAGATATCATAGGTGATGAAGGCATAGGAGATCATCCTGGTGATACTGAAGCAGAATCCTTGAAACTCAAGCCCAAAATCAAAATGATAAAATTTATGAAACACCAGAAGAATTCAAAATCAGCGGCTGCACTCAACCCTGAAACTCCAATAG acgtGGACTTTAAGACCATTGAAGGCATAGCAGATTCCCCTGGAGATCCTAAAATGGAATGTCAGAAACACAAGCACAAAATCAAAATATcagacaaaatgaaaattctggactTCATGAAACGCCAGATGAATTTAAAATCTGCACCTACTCTCACCCCTGAAACTCAATCAG TAGATATGGATTTTAACGGAAACCTTGAACAGAACCGTCTGGCTGAAGCACAACAGCAACTGGTGGCAGCTGAGGAACACCTCTTTGGTTCAAATGAAGTGGCCAGGGCAGAGGATGAGGAGGACAAGCTGCTAACGAactatgaaatattcatgattcGACTGAGGATGGCCATCTATGACTCCTTCAATAAGGAAAACAATGAGACACTCAAGAGTGCTTTGACTTCCATACTTCAGGAGGAGGCACAGGACAGACGCTGGGATGAAGTGGCTGTGGAGCAACGTCCAATATGGAGGCCCACGAAGTGCAGAGAATTGCATGACACACTACTCCAGGCTGTTGTTGAGGAACGAATGAAGAATGCAGATGAACAGGAGAACGGGGCAGACAAGCTTTCTACCTCTTTGAAGAGAGAAGTGTGTCGGATTGGCAAGCAAGTACAAAAAGACCTGCTCAGAGTGGTCAGAGAGCTGAGAGAATGTTACCCACCAGACTTTGACATTTGTAGGATGTATTCTCAGCTCTACCATCAAGCCTTCTCCAACAGACTCCAAGAGCTAGCAAAATCGAGTATTGATTTTGAGGATTGCTTGTATATATTGAGTTGGATTGTCGATTACTACCCAAG AGATGTGTTGAAGCACAAAGAATTGAAGGAACATATCAAAAATTCATCACTTGGACCTTTGTTACCTGAAGAACATCTTAAGACATTAGAGGAACAGTACTTTTCATACAAAGAG CATGAGGTCACAAAGTGGTTGTCTAATGCTCTTGAGAAAGAAGTGATCAAATGGATTGATGGCACAGAACCAGAACTCATGGATGGATGCTACTTCAGCAACCTTGCTGTAGATGTTATACCA CTTGTTGATGTAACTGTGAGAGAGGTCAAGTCAATTCTTGGCTGTGAAAGTAAAGCCCAGAATATTCTATGCCAGCTGGACAACTTTCTAATAAG GTATATGAAAAGTCTGGAGGAACTgctcaaaacaaaacaagaaaacattCCTAATACTCTCAGTGCTAATCTGGTTAGCATTCACCAGTTTAG GTATTATGTACAAAGAGCTGAAAATAATTTCTCAGAGGAGACTAGAACAGCTTGCCTGTCCACATTATCAGACCTAAAATCATTTTGTCACAAATATTTCCTCAGTCGAATTCACACAGATCTGAAG CCAATATACCATAAACTGTGGACTCAAGTCTGGTTTACTGGTCACCATGAAGTTGTGGAGGAGCTGGTGAAGGCGCTTGAGAATAACACTGATCATTTTAAAGAGATGAAACCTGAATGCCTGGAG GAACTACTGGATGAGCTGCATAAAGATGTAATGGTTGAGTATGTGAGGCGAATGATGAAGcgaaaactgaaactgaaagacAAAGAGCAGCAAGAGGCAGCTGCCAAGTTCATCTGCCAAGACAGCAGTAAAATCTGCTCTGTGTTTACCAAAGTG GGATCCAAACAGGAGTGGCTCTCTCAAATTCTCCCCAGATTAGCTGAGATTTTGAGACTGCAGGACCCCGGGAGCCTGCAGATTGAGATAGTTACACTGGAAAGAGTCTATCCTGACCTTAG TGAACAGCATGTTCTTGCTGTCTTGAACCTGAAGACCAACCTATCAAGTTCAGATTTGCGCAGGATCAAAGGGTGTTTGAGAGAGCATAGGGGTATGCTAGACACTGAGTCTTCCCCTTCCTTCTTTTCCAAAGTACTTGTCAAACGGAAAATCTTATAA
- the LOC127416532 gene encoding tumor necrosis factor alpha-induced protein 2-like isoform X4 has product MISVEENHESCEDIIGDEGIGDHPGDTEAESLKLKPKIKMIKFMKHQKNSKSAAALNPETPIDVDFKTIEGIADSPGDPKMECQKHKHKIKISDKMKILDFMKRQMNLKSAPTLTPETQSVDMDFNGNLEQNRLAEAQQQLVAAEEHLFGSNEVARAEDEEDKLLTNYEIFMIRLRMAIYDSFNKENNETLKSALTSILQEEAQDRRWDEVAVEQRPIWRPTKCRELHDTLLQAVVEERMKNADEQENGADKLSTSLKREVCRIGKQVQKDLLRVVRELRECYPPDFDICRMYSQLYHQAFSNRLQELAKSSIDFEDCLYILSWIVDYYPRDVLKHKELKEHIKNSSLGPLLPEEHLKTLEEQYFSYKEHEVTKWLSNALEKEVIKWIDGTEPELMDGCYFSNLAVDVIPLVDVTVREVKSILGCESKAQNILCQLDNFLIRYMKSLEELLKTKQENIPNTLSANLVSIHQFRYYVQRAENNFSEETRTACLSTLSDLKSFCHKYFLSRIHTDLKPIYHKLWTQVWFTGHHEVVEELVKALENNTDHFKEMKPECLEELLDELHKDVMVEYVRRMMKRKLKLKDKEQQEAAAKFICQDSSKICSVFTKVGSKQEWLSQILPRLAEILRLQDPGSLQIEIVTLERVYPDLSEQHVLAVLNLKTNLSSSDLRRIKGCLREHRGMLDTESSPSFFSKVLVKRKIL; this is encoded by the exons AAGAGAACCATGAAAGCTGTGAAGATATCATAGGTGATGAAGGCATAGGAGATCATCCTGGTGATACTGAAGCAGAATCCTTGAAACTCAAGCCCAAAATCAAAATGATAAAATTTATGAAACACCAGAAGAATTCAAAATCAGCGGCTGCACTCAACCCTGAAACTCCAATAG acgtGGACTTTAAGACCATTGAAGGCATAGCAGATTCCCCTGGAGATCCTAAAATGGAATGTCAGAAACACAAGCACAAAATCAAAATATcagacaaaatgaaaattctggactTCATGAAACGCCAGATGAATTTAAAATCTGCACCTACTCTCACCCCTGAAACTCAATCAG TAGATATGGATTTTAACGGAAACCTTGAACAGAACCGTCTGGCTGAAGCACAACAGCAACTGGTGGCAGCTGAGGAACACCTCTTTGGTTCAAATGAAGTGGCCAGGGCAGAGGATGAGGAGGACAAGCTGCTAACGAactatgaaatattcatgattcGACTGAGGATGGCCATCTATGACTCCTTCAATAAGGAAAACAATGAGACACTCAAGAGTGCTTTGACTTCCATACTTCAGGAGGAGGCACAGGACAGACGCTGGGATGAAGTGGCTGTGGAGCAACGTCCAATATGGAGGCCCACGAAGTGCAGAGAATTGCATGACACACTACTCCAGGCTGTTGTTGAGGAACGAATGAAGAATGCAGATGAACAGGAGAACGGGGCAGACAAGCTTTCTACCTCTTTGAAGAGAGAAGTGTGTCGGATTGGCAAGCAAGTACAAAAAGACCTGCTCAGAGTGGTCAGAGAGCTGAGAGAATGTTACCCACCAGACTTTGACATTTGTAGGATGTATTCTCAGCTCTACCATCAAGCCTTCTCCAACAGACTCCAAGAGCTAGCAAAATCGAGTATTGATTTTGAGGATTGCTTGTATATATTGAGTTGGATTGTCGATTACTACCCAAG AGATGTGTTGAAGCACAAAGAATTGAAGGAACATATCAAAAATTCATCACTTGGACCTTTGTTACCTGAAGAACATCTTAAGACATTAGAGGAACAGTACTTTTCATACAAAGAG CATGAGGTCACAAAGTGGTTGTCTAATGCTCTTGAGAAAGAAGTGATCAAATGGATTGATGGCACAGAACCAGAACTCATGGATGGATGCTACTTCAGCAACCTTGCTGTAGATGTTATACCA CTTGTTGATGTAACTGTGAGAGAGGTCAAGTCAATTCTTGGCTGTGAAAGTAAAGCCCAGAATATTCTATGCCAGCTGGACAACTTTCTAATAAG GTATATGAAAAGTCTGGAGGAACTgctcaaaacaaaacaagaaaacattCCTAATACTCTCAGTGCTAATCTGGTTAGCATTCACCAGTTTAG GTATTATGTACAAAGAGCTGAAAATAATTTCTCAGAGGAGACTAGAACAGCTTGCCTGTCCACATTATCAGACCTAAAATCATTTTGTCACAAATATTTCCTCAGTCGAATTCACACAGATCTGAAG CCAATATACCATAAACTGTGGACTCAAGTCTGGTTTACTGGTCACCATGAAGTTGTGGAGGAGCTGGTGAAGGCGCTTGAGAATAACACTGATCATTTTAAAGAGATGAAACCTGAATGCCTGGAG GAACTACTGGATGAGCTGCATAAAGATGTAATGGTTGAGTATGTGAGGCGAATGATGAAGcgaaaactgaaactgaaagacAAAGAGCAGCAAGAGGCAGCTGCCAAGTTCATCTGCCAAGACAGCAGTAAAATCTGCTCTGTGTTTACCAAAGTG GGATCCAAACAGGAGTGGCTCTCTCAAATTCTCCCCAGATTAGCTGAGATTTTGAGACTGCAGGACCCCGGGAGCCTGCAGATTGAGATAGTTACACTGGAAAGAGTCTATCCTGACCTTAG TGAACAGCATGTTCTTGCTGTCTTGAACCTGAAGACCAACCTATCAAGTTCAGATTTGCGCAGGATCAAAGGGTGTTTGAGAGAGCATAGGGGTATGCTAGACACTGAGTCTTCCCCTTCCTTCTTTTCCAAAGTACTTGTCAAACGGAAAATCTTATAA